Within the Methanophagales archaeon genome, the region CAATCTTATCACTTTTTTATATGGGCAAAGGCAATTCTTATGTAATTCAAGTAATTGTTGGACAGCCCCTCACGTGTTTAAAGAGGCGATATGCGCCCGGCACCCCATAGTTTCGGCACTACTGAAAAAGACGATAACCCCTTACCTTATATAGCCATAATCACATATTTTAAAAGTGGAGGTGATAATAATGGCAGAAGAAAAACCGGCATTGAAACAGTTGTTTGTTTACGAACATGATGCAAGACGAGTGGAACTTTTTATTCGATTCGTTTATGCATTATGTATAGCGGTAGTATTAAGCATATATGGGCTCATAGCAGAGATATGCATAGTTATCCAGTGGTTTGTAATATTGATACTGGGGCGGAGGAGTGAGGGGTTAAGCAACTTCATAAAAGGGTACCTGGAATATTACGTACATGTACTCAGCTATTGTTACCTTATGACCGACAAACGACCGGGAATATTACCAAAGAAGGTTGAAATATACGAGAAGGAGATTTGAGAAATATTCCTTCTCACTTTTTTTATTCTTCCACTGCATCTTTTATCTTTAGAGTGAGAGTGAAAGAGAGAATGAGAGTGAGATAGAAATGGGACTATTAGATCGCATGGGTGTGATAGTAAAAGCAAAGGTGAATAAGGTGCTGGACAAATTCGAAGACCCGCGAGAGACGCTTGATTATTCATATCAGAAGCAACTGGAAGCATTGCAGAAGGTAAAGAGAGGCGTTGCTGAAGTAGCGACCTCGAAGAAGAGACTGGAATTGCAGAAAGTGAAATTAGAGCAGAGTATGAATAAGCTGGAGAGCCAGGCGCGGGAAGCACTGGAACTGAATCGAGAGGACCTGGCAAAGCTTGCGTTACAGCGCAAGAAGCAGCTGGAGCAGGAAATAGAGGGGTTGAATCAACAGATCATCGAATTACAGGCGGAGCAGGATAAACTATCGGCTGCGGAGAAGCGATTATCAGCGAAGGTGGAGGCGTTCAGGACGAAGAAGGAGGTGATAAAGGCGCAATATTCGGCTGCAGAAGCACAGGTTAAGATTAACGAAGCAGTTGGCGGTATCTCAGAAGAGATGAGTGATGTGGGACTGGCAATCCAGCGTGCGGAATCCAAGACCGAGAATATGAAAGCACGTGCCGCGGCACTTGATGAATTGGCGGATACAGGTGCACTTAGCGACCTGACTGGAAGCAAGGACGATATAGAGCGTGAGCTATCGGAGCTGAAGCAGAGCGGCGATGTGGAACTGGAACTGGAGAAGCTCAAACAGGAGGTGGGAAAGAGATGATTGTCGTTCGTGTAATGGGAGAAGGGCAATTTGAAGTGGATGAAGCAATCCTGGAGCGCCTGAATGAACTGGATAACCAGATAGTGGAGGAGGTGGCGAGGGCTAATGAGCAGCGGTTTCATGATTTGCTACACGAAATGATTGAGCTGGTGAAGAGGGAAGCGAGTCCTTTGCATCCTTCCACGATTGTACCCTCGGACATCATAATCCCGCCCGCCGATCTGAGTCTGGAAGAGGCGAAGAAGATATTTAAAGGTGAGGGCATCATTCCTGACTGAGGACTGAGATTGAGATTGTAATTGATAATTTTATGAATGTGGTAGATGCATTGCTCGACGTGCGAAAGAAGAAGATAGAGGTATTCTGTACCGAAAGATTGGAGAATGGAACAAGTCCGTATATGCTAATAGAAGAGCTGACGAGTGGTCTCAGGGAGATAGGGCGAGGGTATAAGGAGATATATTTTGATGCCGAACTGATGGTATCGGGCTGGAATGCAAAGAAGGCGCTGGCGATGCTGAAGCCACTGTTACAGGCTGAGCAGGCTGAGCATGGAGAGGAAGCGAATAGGGAGAGAATAGGTAAGGTGGTCATAGGCACGGTGAAAGGTGATGTACACGATATAGGCAAGGAGATAGTCAGTATAATGCTCACCTCCGAGGGTTTTGAGATTATAGACCTGGGAACGGATGTGAGTAAAGAACAATTTGCAGAAGCAATCAGGGAGACAGGAGCTGATATTCTAGGTATGTCCGCATTACTGACCACAACGAGGGAATATATGCGTGAGGTAATAGAATATCTCAAACAAGAGCGTATCCAGGTGAAGATAATGGTAGGTGGCGGTGCAGTGACGGAAGAGTTTGCAAACAAGATAGGTGCTGATGCGTACGGTATGGATGCGATTGATGCGATAAAGAAGGCGAAGATGCTTGTGGGTGCGTGACCGGAAGGGTAAAGTAGGGTAGGGTAGAGTAGAGATGCGAATAGCGATACTGAAGCGAGATAGGTGCCAACCGCGGAAATGCCAGTATGAATGCATAAAATATTGCCCGATGGTTCGTACAGGGGCAGAGACGATAGTTATAGGCGAGGATGGCAAACCGGTAATATCGGAGGAGTTATGCGAAGGTTGTGGCATCTGCATAAAGAAGTGTCCATTTGAGGCTATTTCTATAATAGGCTTGCCTGATAGGCTTACTGGAGAAGAGACGCACAGATATGGCGAAAACGGATTTGTACTCTATGGACTCCCGATACCGAAGCCAGGTAAAGTAACCGGGCTGCTGGGCGAGAACGGTACAGGTAAGAGTACTGCGATAAAGATACTGTCTGGGCTGATAGTTCCCAATCTCGGTGCCAAAACTGCCACATGGGATGCGATAATAAAGCGATATGCAGGCTCAGAATTGCAGAATTACTTCATACGGCTTGCCAAAGGTGGGCTCAAAATATCCTATAAACCGCAATACGTGAATGCCATTCCCGATTATTTCAGGGGTAATGTCCGGGAGTTGCTGGAGGGCACGGATGAGAGGGGGATGGCAGCCGAGCTTGTGGATGCTCTTGAACTCAATGCGGCGCTGGAGAATGATATAAAGGAGCTCAGTGGCGGTGAACTGCAGAGGGTTGCGGTTATTGCATGCATGATAAGGGATGCGGATTTCTACTTCTTCGATGAGATCACACCCTATCTGGATATCTATCAACGTGTACGGGTGGCAAGAGTGATAAAAGAGGTTTTGAACGACCGTGCGGTGGTTGTTGTGGAACATGACCTCGCCATTCTGGACATGCTCGCAGATTATATCCATCTCATCTATGGTAAACCAGCGGAATATGGTGTTGTGACAATGCCCAAAAGCACAGGCAGGGGTATAAATGAGTATCTAAGTGGATTCCTTCATGCGGAGAACGTGCGGATAAGGGATAAGCCAATAGAATTCACGGCACATCCGCCAAGAGAGAAACAGGAAGAAGAGAGGCGCGTATCCATCGAGTATAGCGAGTTTGAGAAGAGTTATGACGGCTTCGTGCTGAAAGCGAAAGCAGCAGGTATAGAATCGGGAGAGGTTCTCGGTGTGGTTGGACGGAACGCGATAGGTAAGAGCACGTTTGTTAAAGTATTGGCAGGTGAGATAGAGCCTACGAAAGGCAGGATTGAACTTGATATAAAGATATCATATAAGCCGCAATACATAGGGCTAAAGGAAAAGGGAGACCTAAGTGTGCGCGAGTTATTCCAGAGTCTGGATATAAGTGAATCAGATGTTATAGAGGTATTAAAGCCATTGGGAGTGCCAGAGCTGGAGAATAAGCGAGTGAAAGACCTCAGTGGTGGTGAATTGCAAGTAGTAGCAGTAGCTGCCTGTCTCTGTCATCAGGCATCGCTGTATATACTGGATGAGCCCTCAGCGCATCTGGATGTGGAACAGAAGGTGCATTTGATAAAGACCATAAGACGGTATGCAGAACAGAGGGATGTTTCAATGTTGATTGTGGACCATGACATCTACCTGATAGATTTATTGAGCGATAGATTAATGGTATTTGAAGGTGAACCGGGAGTGCGGGGCGAGGTAAAAGGCTGTTTCGAAATGCGGGAGGGTATGAATATCTTCTTGAAGGAGCTGGGTGTGACCTTCAGGCGTGATGAGCTCTCACTTAGACCACGGATAAACAAGATAGGCTCGGCGAAGGACCGGGAACAGAAACAGAAGGGTAAATATTATTATATATAACCTCATTCTTATTATTTACTCTATTTTTATACCCAATTTCCTGGCTATCTCCTTATATCTCGCTCTCAATGTCACTTCTGTCACACCAGTAGCTTCAGCAACGTCCTTCTGCGTCTTACGCTCGCCACACAGGATCGCAGCGATGTAAATCGCAGATGCTGCAATGCCCGTTGGACCTCTGCCACTTGTTATATCTTGTTTCAGAGCCTCATTTATTATCTCTCGAGCGCGCTCCTCCACATGTTTCTTCAAATTCAATTTCGCACAGAATCTGCTCACATATTCCAGTGGTGAAGCGGGAGCAAGCTTCATTCCTAGCCGATTCGCCAATAACTTACATGTCTTTATTATATCCTTCCTCCCCACCCTCGTTACATTCTCTATCTCATCGAGCGTTCGTGGTACATTGTGCTTCCGGCATGCCATATACATGGATGCTGCCAGTATCTTCTCAATCGAACGTCCATGAATCAGGTCCTTCTCCCACGCATCTCGATATATCTTGATACTATCTTCCCTCACATACTCAGGTATTGCAAGAGAGGAGGATAGCCGTTCTATCTCCGCCTGCGCCACCAGCCTTTGCCTTCGCACTGAGGCGCTTAAACGCCTCCTGCGCTGTAATTCACTCAATCTCTGTAAATGTTCCTTATCAGGTGTCCCATCTCCTCCATTCTCCACCATCCTTCACACCTCACACCTCACACCTCAGACGAGCACAAAAACTTTCTTATTCTGCAAATCAGCCAGATTCACGCCTGTGAAGACTTTAACTGTAATATATGGATGGTCTACCGGTCCAAAAATATCATATACCCTGCCTATCTCCCTATTACACCCATTCATGACCACAGAGTTAAGTAGCCCACCAACGGCTCGCAATTTCTTTCCTCTCGCTCTCACAACCATAATATTATTGAGTACATGCAGCACAGTACCCAGAGGTTTACAGCCCTTTAGCTTTGACTTTGGCTTTAGCTTATCTTTATTCCGCCTCCCCTTTTTCATGCCCTATAAAGAACCACGAGTTATGTAATATATAAAGTTTACTGATTTTTGCCCCGCCTCCTTCCACTATACTTTCCAAATATTTAGAAATCCACCAGCCAGAGCAGCGATTACAATGGGATAGAAGACCGTAGAGATGCCGAAGGTATCGCTCACCACACCGAGAATTATCCTTGAAGTGGATCCAAAGCCGAATCCCGCGAACATCAGCAGTCCAAACGCCATTCCTCTCTCTGAAGGTTCTACCACCTTACTTATCGTTGTTAGTATAGCTGGAAGCACGGTTGGAAATATCATACCCGCAAGTGCAAGTGTCAGGATGCACCAAAATAGAGGCAGCAGAGGCGCCACGAAGAACATTGGTGCGATGATGAAGAACCCTGCTGCCATTACTCGTCGTTCACCTATGATGTCTGAGAAATGCCCGCCGAGAAATTTACCTATCGCACCTCCACTTGTGAATACACATGCCAGAATCACTGCGAACTGAGCTCCTACACCTTTATACTCATTTAAAAATATCGGGATGAACGTCAATGCACCACCGATTATAAAGCCAAACAAACCCTCTATCATGTATATCCGCATCAGCACTACTGCATCTTGTCTCAAAATCCGCATAGTGAAGAATTTTATCGGTTGGTGGTGAGGGCTATGGTCATCGTTTATAACCCGCAGTAATAGAAGAGTGAAGAATAGCATTGGAAATACCCAGAATAGATACGTGAACCGCCAGTTGAGATAAAGGCTTATAATACCTGCCGTTAAGGGCGCTATAGCAATCCCTATGCTACCTCCCACTTCATGCAGTCCAAATGCACGTCCGCGTCTCAACTGGATTGTGCTGGAGATATAAGAGAGTGCAGAGGGGTGATACAGGCTGAGCGAGAGCCCCATACAGATGAACACTGAACAAAGAGCTAAGAAATCACGTGCCAGGAACAGCAGCGTGGCAAAGATTGTGGTACCAAAGAAACCATAGCTCACCAATCGTAATGAATCATATCTATCAGATAAGAACCCCGATAGGATACTGCCCGCTCCTGTTGCCACAGCAAAAGCGAAGGAGAGCGTTCCAACATAGGTGTTATTAAGCTGGAACTCTTCCTTCACCAGTGGCGATAGTGCAGGTAGAGTAGTAGCCATAATATGCATCAGGGCATGCAAAACAGTCA harbors:
- a CDS encoding cobalamin-dependent protein (Presence of a B(12) (cobalamin)-binding domain implies dependence on cobalamin itself, in one of its several forms, or in some unusual lineages, dependence on a cobalamin-like analog.) — translated: MNVVDALLDVRKKKIEVFCTERLENGTSPYMLIEELTSGLREIGRGYKEIYFDAELMVSGWNAKKALAMLKPLLQAEQAEHGEEANRERIGKVVIGTVKGDVHDIGKEIVSIMLTSEGFEIIDLGTDVSKEQFAEAIRETGADILGMSALLTTTREYMREVIEYLKQERIQVKIMVGGGAVTEEFANKIGADAYGMDAIDAIKKAKMLVGA
- a CDS encoding ribosome biogenesis/translation initiation ATPase RLI, whose product is MRIAILKRDRCQPRKCQYECIKYCPMVRTGAETIVIGEDGKPVISEELCEGCGICIKKCPFEAISIIGLPDRLTGEETHRYGENGFVLYGLPIPKPGKVTGLLGENGTGKSTAIKILSGLIVPNLGAKTATWDAIIKRYAGSELQNYFIRLAKGGLKISYKPQYVNAIPDYFRGNVRELLEGTDERGMAAELVDALELNAALENDIKELSGGELQRVAVIACMIRDADFYFFDEITPYLDIYQRVRVARVIKEVLNDRAVVVVEHDLAILDMLADYIHLIYGKPAEYGVVTMPKSTGRGINEYLSGFLHAENVRIRDKPIEFTAHPPREKQEEERRVSIEYSEFEKSYDGFVLKAKAAGIESGEVLGVVGRNAIGKSTFVKVLAGEIEPTKGRIELDIKISYKPQYIGLKEKGDLSVRELFQSLDISESDVIEVLKPLGVPELENKRVKDLSGGELQVVAVAACLCHQASLYILDEPSAHLDVEQKVHLIKTIRRYAEQRDVSMLIVDHDIYLIDLLSDRLMVFEGEPGVRGEVKGCFEMREGMNIFLKELGVTFRRDELSLRPRINKIGSAKDREQKQKGKYYYI
- a CDS encoding PspA/IM30 family protein, with translation MGLLDRMGVIVKAKVNKVLDKFEDPRETLDYSYQKQLEALQKVKRGVAEVATSKKRLELQKVKLEQSMNKLESQAREALELNREDLAKLALQRKKQLEQEIEGLNQQIIELQAEQDKLSAAEKRLSAKVEAFRTKKEVIKAQYSAAEAQVKINEAVGGISEEMSDVGLAIQRAESKTENMKARAAALDELADTGALSDLTGSKDDIERELSELKQSGDVELELEKLKQEVGKR
- a CDS encoding MFS transporter, which translates into the protein MSNMTGIKDRTLLSLTVLHALMHIMATTLPALSPLVKEEFQLNNTYVGTLSFAFAVATGAGSILSGFLSDRYDSLRLVSYGFFGTTIFATLLFLARDFLALCSVFICMGLSLSLYHPSALSYISSTIQLRRGRAFGLHEVGGSIGIAIAPLTAGIISLYLNWRFTYLFWVFPMLFFTLLLLRVINDDHSPHHQPIKFFTMRILRQDAVVLMRIYMIEGLFGFIIGGALTFIPIFLNEYKGVGAQFAVILACVFTSGGAIGKFLGGHFSDIIGERRVMAAGFFIIAPMFFVAPLLPLFWCILTLALAGMIFPTVLPAILTTISKVVEPSERGMAFGLLMFAGFGFGSTSRIILGVVSDTFGISTVFYPIVIAALAGGFLNIWKV
- a CDS encoding DUF4389 domain-containing protein, which gives rise to MAEEKPALKQLFVYEHDARRVELFIRFVYALCIAVVLSIYGLIAEICIVIQWFVILILGRRSEGLSNFIKGYLEYYVHVLSYCYLMTDKRPGILPKKVEIYEKEI